The Pan troglodytes isolate AG18354 chromosome 17, NHGRI_mPanTro3-v2.0_pri, whole genome shotgun sequence genome includes a region encoding these proteins:
- the CETN1 gene encoding centrin-1 codes for MASSFKKPSAASTSQKRKVVPKPELTEDQKQEVREAFDLFDVDGSGTIDVKELKVAMRALGFEPRKEEMKKMISEVDKEGTGKISFNDFLAVMTQKMSEKDTKEEILKAFRLFDDDETGKISFKNLKRVANELGENLTDEELQEMIDEADRDGDGEVNEEEFLRIMKKTSLY; via the coding sequence atggcttccagtttcaagAAGCCCAGTGCTGCCTCCACCAGCCAAAAGAGAAAGGTGGTACCTAAGCCCGAGCTCACTGAAGATCAGAAGCAAGAAGTTCGGGAAGCATTTGACCTCTTCGACGTGGACGGAAGTGGGACCATCGACGTGAAGGAGCTGAAGGTGGCCATGAGAGCGCTGGGCTTCGAACCCAGGaaggaagagatgaagaaaatgatcTCCGAAGTGGACAAGGAAGGCACGGGGAAGATCAGCTTCAATGACTTCCTGGCCGTGATGACGCAGAAGATGTCCGAGAAGGACACCAAAGAAGAAATCCTGAAGGCCTTCAGGCTCTTTGATGACGATGAGACCGGGAAGATCTCGTTCAAAAACCTGAAGCGTGTGGCCAACGAGCTGGGGGAAAACCTCACGGATGAGGAGCTGCAGGAGATGATCGACGAAGCTGATCGGGATGGGGACGGCGAAGTGAATGAGGAGGAGTTTCTTCGGATCATGAAGAAGACCAGCCTTTACTGA